One region of Longimicrobiaceae bacterium genomic DNA includes:
- a CDS encoding energy transducer TonB: MSPVILRPIRLGAAVLLAFSAAAGGCTRNRGPVTPPRLVTSSPFQYPEELWDAGVEGETTLRIHVGTDGLVDSAKVDRSSRYAAFDSAALAGTRALRFEPARRAGEPVAAWYRLPVQ; this comes from the coding sequence ATGAGCCCCGTCATCCTCCGTCCCATTCGCCTCGGCGCCGCCGTCCTCCTGGCCTTCTCGGCCGCGGCCGGGGGATGCACGCGCAATCGCGGGCCGGTGACGCCGCCGCGGCTGGTGACCTCGTCGCCCTTCCAGTACCCCGAGGAGCTTTGGGACGCGGGGGTGGAGGGCGAGACGACGTTGCGCATCCACGTGGGCACCGACGGCCTGGTGGATTCGGCGAAGGTCGACCGCTCCAGCCGCTATGCCGCGTTCGACTCGGCCGCGCTGGCGGGCACGCGCGCCCTGCGGTTCGAGCCGGCGCGGCGCGCGGGCGAGCCCGTGGCCGCGTGGTACCGGCTCCCCGTGCAG
- the mutS gene encoding DNA mismatch repair protein MutS, whose amino-acid sequence MASEDTPLMLQWREVKARHPDALVFFRVGDFYELFNEDAVEGSRLLDLTLTSRNNGGSRAPLAGIPAHALDGYMRKLVAAGRRVAICDQVEDPSLAKGLVRREVTEMVTPGTVFSDSLLDSRRNNFLVAVAGDVAGEGTVGVASVDLSTGEMTVRRVDWNDLGDELGRTEPAEILLPRTWELFPLPGAGSIPRTYRGDWIFDPHTARDELLRHFRVASLSGYGLEAGDDALVAACGALVSYLAEVQPAGFGPLRPPRVERPGDAMVLDEMTRRNLELVETLRGAGREGTLLGVIDEALTPMGGRLLRRWLLAPLVDASAINARLDAVEALATNEGMRRGVREGLSTVRDLERLAVKVGGGRVTAREMLALSASIGRVPAVRDALSSVEAGLLARHRDGLDPLDELRETIDRAVDPDAPAVLADGGYIRKGFDAELDDLRTVRDGAVDFIAQLQARERERTGIGSLKVGFNKVFGYYLEITRTHAEKVPSDYHRKQTLANAERYYTPELKEWEEKVLGAEEKIATVEARLFAEVRAAVAAEVPRIQRLAEHVAAVDVLAALADVAVRRDFTRPVVDDGFALELRGGRHPVVETMMPREDFIPNDVKLDETARVMVLTGPNMAGKSTVLRQVGLAVLLAQIGSFVPARSARVGIVDRIFTRVGASDNLVRGQSTFMVEMNETAAILHCATPRSLVLLDEIGRGTSTWDGLSVATATTEHLHDAVGAKTIFATHYHELTQLSERLDGVVNFSVAVREVGDDIVFLRRLVAGGADRSYGVEVARLAGLPESVVARARQVLRELEEGGTHPAPLPRPAPAPVQLQLTIFDPPAHPCIERLRETDVNRLTPLQALSLLAELAETARA is encoded by the coding sequence ATGGCGTCCGAAGACACCCCGCTCATGCTGCAGTGGCGCGAAGTGAAGGCGCGCCACCCGGATGCGCTGGTATTCTTCCGCGTGGGCGACTTCTACGAGCTGTTCAACGAGGACGCCGTGGAGGGCTCGCGGCTGCTCGACCTGACGCTCACGTCGCGCAACAACGGGGGCTCGCGCGCGCCGCTCGCGGGCATCCCCGCGCACGCGCTCGACGGCTACATGCGCAAGCTGGTGGCCGCCGGGCGCCGCGTGGCCATCTGCGACCAGGTGGAGGACCCCAGCCTCGCCAAGGGCCTGGTGCGCCGCGAGGTGACGGAGATGGTCACCCCCGGCACCGTGTTCAGCGACTCGCTGCTGGACTCGCGCCGCAACAACTTCCTCGTGGCCGTCGCCGGCGACGTGGCTGGCGAGGGAACCGTCGGCGTCGCCTCGGTCGACCTCTCCACGGGCGAGATGACGGTGCGGCGGGTGGACTGGAACGACCTGGGCGACGAGCTGGGCCGCACCGAGCCGGCGGAGATCCTGCTGCCCCGTACGTGGGAGCTGTTCCCGCTGCCCGGCGCGGGCTCCATTCCCCGCACCTACCGCGGGGACTGGATCTTCGACCCGCACACGGCGCGGGACGAGCTGCTGCGCCACTTCCGCGTCGCGAGCCTGTCCGGCTACGGGCTGGAGGCGGGCGACGACGCGCTGGTGGCCGCATGCGGCGCCCTCGTCAGCTACCTCGCGGAGGTGCAGCCGGCCGGCTTCGGCCCGCTCCGCCCGCCGCGGGTCGAAAGGCCGGGCGACGCGATGGTGCTGGACGAGATGACGCGCCGCAACCTCGAGCTGGTGGAGACGCTGCGCGGCGCCGGCCGCGAAGGCACGCTGCTGGGCGTGATCGACGAGGCGCTGACGCCCATGGGCGGCCGCCTCCTGCGCCGCTGGCTCCTCGCGCCTCTGGTGGACGCGTCCGCCATCAACGCACGACTGGACGCGGTCGAAGCGCTGGCGACGAACGAGGGCATGCGCCGCGGCGTCCGCGAGGGCCTCTCCACCGTGCGGGACCTGGAGCGGCTCGCCGTGAAGGTGGGCGGCGGGCGCGTGACTGCACGGGAGATGCTGGCGCTTTCCGCATCCATCGGGCGCGTCCCCGCCGTCCGCGACGCACTCTCCTCGGTCGAAGCCGGGCTGCTGGCGCGCCACCGCGACGGGCTCGATCCGCTGGACGAGCTGCGCGAGACGATCGACCGCGCGGTCGATCCAGACGCGCCGGCGGTGCTGGCGGACGGCGGCTACATCCGCAAGGGATTCGACGCGGAGCTGGACGACCTGCGCACGGTTCGCGACGGCGCGGTGGACTTCATCGCCCAGCTGCAGGCCCGCGAGCGGGAGCGGACGGGCATCGGGTCGCTCAAGGTGGGCTTCAACAAGGTCTTCGGCTACTATCTGGAGATCACGCGGACGCACGCGGAGAAGGTCCCCTCGGACTACCACCGCAAGCAGACGCTGGCGAACGCCGAGCGCTACTACACTCCCGAGCTGAAGGAGTGGGAGGAGAAGGTGCTGGGCGCCGAGGAGAAGATCGCCACGGTAGAGGCGCGCCTCTTCGCCGAGGTCCGCGCCGCCGTCGCCGCCGAGGTCCCGCGCATTCAGCGCCTGGCCGAGCACGTGGCCGCGGTGGACGTGCTCGCCGCGCTGGCGGACGTCGCCGTCCGCCGCGACTTCACGCGTCCCGTGGTGGACGACGGCTTCGCGCTGGAGCTCCGCGGCGGCCGGCATCCGGTCGTGGAGACGATGATGCCGCGCGAGGACTTCATCCCCAACGACGTGAAGCTGGACGAGACGGCGCGGGTGATGGTGCTGACCGGGCCCAACATGGCGGGCAAGAGCACCGTCCTGCGCCAGGTAGGCCTCGCCGTCCTGCTCGCCCAGATCGGCTCGTTCGTCCCCGCCCGCTCGGCGCGTGTGGGCATCGTGGACCGCATCTTCACCCGGGTCGGCGCGTCGGACAACCTCGTCCGCGGCCAGTCCACCTTCATGGTGGAGATGAACGAGACCGCCGCCATCCTGCACTGCGCCACCCCGCGCTCGCTCGTCCTCCTCGACGAGATCGGCCGAGGGACGAGCACGTGGGACGGGCTGAGCGTCGCGACGGCGACCACGGAGCACCTTCACGACGCGGTGGGGGCGAAGACGATCTTCGCCACGCACTACCACGAGCTGACGCAGCTTTCCGAGCGGCTGGACGGAGTGGTGAACTTCAGCGTGGCGGTGCGCGAGGTCGGCGACGACATCGTCTTCCTGCGGCGCCTCGTGGCCGGCGGCGCGGACCGCTCGTACGGCGTGGAGGTCGCGCGCCTGGCGGGCCTGCCGGAGAGCGTGGTCGCCCGCGCGCGCCAGGTGCTGCGCGAGCTGGAGGAGGGCGGCACGCACCCGGCTCCGCTGCCGCGCCCGGCGCCCGCGCCGGTGCAGCTTCAGCTCACCATCTTCGATCCCCCCGCGCACCCTTGCATCGAGCGGCTGCGCGAGACGGACGTGAACCGGCTGACGCCGCTCCAGGCCCTCTCGCTCCTCGCCGAGCTGGCGGAGACGGCGCGCGCATGA
- a CDS encoding oligopeptide transporter, OPT family, translated as MSIAETEYPDIVGARPDHPESSAFDSYIPAGTEMRELTVLPLIVGTVLGIVFGASSLYLVLKVGLTVSASIPVAVISITLFRLLSKLGLRDATILENNVVQTAGSAGESIAFGVGVTMPAIMILGFNLEITRVMLVAVLGGLLGILMMIPLRRALIVQQHGILKYPEGTACAEVLKAGASAESRAAASPAARREMEALGGAQTSAKTIFTGFGIGLLYKAANVAFRGWKDTPEKIFGAPFAGGSVAAEISPELLGVGYIIGPRIASIMCAGGVLAYLVLIPAIKFFGSGMAGPLAPGTVPISQMSPGEIRGAYILYIGAGAVAAGGIVSLMRSLPTIWSGLKEGLKDFRGGAAARAGMVRTDRDLSMKVVLIGAVVLIAAIVASRPLHMNLLGAFLIVVLGFVFVTVSSRLTGEIGSSSNPISGMTVATLLLTCLVFLVVGWTGPTYYVTALSVGAIVCIASSNGGTTSQDLKTGYLVGATPRNQQIAILIGALASALILGPILLKLNDAATVYLPRVSQEPVSDESGAPLHAIENWPAGLKANLAEVTEHQTYQGRDYGVWHKTTSEGGPAAKYLVDAAGTPQILADPGINGLHRYSADGLHKVTKFDAPKATLMSYIIKGILNRQLPWGLVMLGVMISLVLEMSGIPSLAFAVGVYLPLSSSSPIFIGGMVRWLADRYVRRKHAGKDLTEDQLVAEGDKSPGVLMASGYIAGGAIAGILIAFVAGVPFMADFNARLDSFAAGNPLVSGPSADLLSCIPFAILTLLLYLVGREVLLAPKADRHADVR; from the coding sequence ATGAGCATCGCCGAAACCGAATATCCCGACATAGTTGGGGCACGGCCGGACCACCCCGAATCGTCCGCGTTCGACTCGTACATCCCCGCAGGCACCGAGATGCGCGAGCTGACGGTGCTGCCGCTCATCGTGGGCACCGTGCTCGGGATCGTGTTCGGCGCGTCGTCGCTGTACCTGGTGCTGAAGGTGGGGCTCACGGTCAGCGCCTCCATCCCCGTGGCCGTCATCTCCATCACGCTCTTCCGCCTGCTCTCCAAGCTGGGGCTGCGCGACGCGACGATCCTGGAGAACAACGTCGTGCAGACGGCGGGCTCCGCGGGCGAGTCCATCGCCTTCGGGGTGGGCGTCACCATGCCGGCCATCATGATCCTGGGCTTCAACCTGGAGATCACGCGGGTGATGCTGGTCGCCGTGCTCGGCGGCCTCCTGGGCATCCTGATGATGATCCCGCTGCGGCGCGCGCTCATCGTGCAGCAGCACGGCATCCTCAAGTACCCGGAGGGCACGGCGTGCGCGGAGGTGCTGAAGGCCGGCGCCTCGGCCGAGTCGCGGGCGGCGGCCTCGCCCGCGGCCAGGCGCGAGATGGAGGCGCTGGGCGGCGCGCAGACGAGCGCGAAGACGATCTTCACCGGCTTCGGGATCGGGCTGCTGTACAAGGCGGCGAACGTCGCCTTCCGCGGGTGGAAGGACACGCCGGAGAAGATCTTCGGCGCGCCGTTCGCGGGCGGCTCGGTCGCGGCGGAGATCTCGCCGGAGCTGCTGGGCGTGGGCTACATCATCGGGCCGCGCATCGCCAGCATCATGTGCGCGGGCGGCGTGCTGGCGTACCTCGTCCTCATCCCCGCCATCAAGTTCTTCGGCTCGGGGATGGCGGGGCCGCTGGCGCCCGGCACGGTGCCCATCAGCCAGATGTCGCCCGGCGAGATCCGCGGCGCTTACATCCTCTACATCGGCGCCGGAGCGGTGGCGGCGGGTGGCATCGTGAGCCTCATGCGGTCGCTGCCGACGATCTGGAGCGGGCTGAAGGAAGGGCTGAAGGACTTCCGCGGCGGGGCGGCGGCGCGGGCCGGCATGGTGCGCACGGACCGCGACCTGTCCATGAAGGTGGTGCTCATCGGCGCGGTCGTGCTCATCGCCGCCATCGTGGCGTCGCGCCCGCTGCACATGAACCTGCTGGGCGCATTCCTCATCGTCGTCCTCGGCTTCGTCTTCGTCACCGTCAGCTCCCGCCTCACGGGCGAGATCGGGTCGTCGTCCAACCCCATCTCCGGCATGACGGTGGCGACGCTGCTGCTCACCTGCCTCGTCTTCCTCGTGGTGGGGTGGACGGGGCCCACGTACTACGTGACCGCGCTGTCGGTGGGCGCCATCGTCTGCATCGCATCGTCCAACGGCGGGACGACTTCGCAGGACCTGAAGACGGGCTACCTCGTGGGCGCCACGCCGCGCAACCAGCAGATCGCCATCCTCATCGGCGCGCTCGCGTCGGCCCTCATCCTCGGCCCCATCCTGCTCAAGCTGAACGACGCGGCCACGGTGTACCTGCCGCGCGTGAGCCAGGAGCCGGTGAGCGACGAGTCCGGTGCGCCGCTGCACGCCATCGAGAACTGGCCGGCGGGGCTGAAGGCCAACCTGGCCGAGGTGACCGAGCACCAGACGTATCAGGGCCGCGACTACGGCGTGTGGCACAAGACGACCAGCGAGGGCGGCCCAGCCGCCAAGTACCTGGTGGACGCCGCGGGCACTCCGCAGATCCTGGCGGACCCCGGCATCAACGGCCTGCACCGCTACTCGGCCGACGGGCTGCACAAGGTCACGAAGTTCGACGCGCCCAAGGCGACGCTCATGTCGTACATCATCAAGGGCATCCTGAACCGGCAGCTGCCGTGGGGCCTGGTGATGCTGGGCGTGATGATCTCGCTGGTGCTGGAGATGTCGGGCATCCCGTCGCTCGCGTTCGCCGTGGGCGTGTACCTGCCGCTGTCGTCGTCCAGCCCCATCTTCATCGGCGGGATGGTACGCTGGCTGGCCGACCGGTACGTGCGGAGGAAGCACGCGGGCAAGGACCTGACGGAGGACCAGCTGGTGGCCGAGGGCGACAAGAGCCCCGGGGTGCTGATGGCGTCGGGCTACATCGCCGGCGGCGCCATCGCGGGCATCCTGATCGCGTTCGTGGCGGGCGTGCCGTTCATGGCGGACTTCAACGCGCGCCTGGACTCGTTCGCCGCGGGCAACCCGCTCGTCAGCGGGCCCAGTGCGGACCTGCTGTCGTGCATCCCGTTCGCCATCCTCACGCTCCTGCTGTACCTCGTGGGCCGCGAGGTGCTGCTGGCGCCGAAGGCGGACCGCCACGCCGACGTCCGGTAG